One Delphinus delphis chromosome 16, mDelDel1.2, whole genome shotgun sequence genomic window carries:
- the GBF1 gene encoding Golgi-specific brefeldin A-resistance guanine nucleotide exchange factor 1 isoform X5, protein MVDKNIYIIQGEISIVVGAIKRNARWSTHTPLDEERDPLLHSFSHLKEVLNNVTELSEIEPNVFLRPFLEVIRSEDTTGPITGLALTSVNKFLSYALIDPTHEGTAEGMENMADAVTHARFVGTDPASDEVVLMKILQVLRTLLLTPVGAHLTNESVCEIMQSCFRICFEMRLSELLRKSAEHTLVDMVQLLFTRLPQFKEEPKNYMGTNMKKLKMRAGGMSDSSKWKKQKRSPRPPRHMTKVTPGSELPTPSGTSLSSNLTGGMPFIDVPTPISSASSEAASAVVSPSTDSGLEFSSQTTSKEDLTDLEQPGSPGYSTVAEPGSSELGVPEQPDPQEGAHVEKAQSTSVESIPEVLEECTSPADHSDSASVHDMDYVNPRGVRFTQSSQKEGTALVPYGLPCIRELFRFLISLTNPHDRHNSEVMIHMGLHLLTVALESAPVAQCQTLLGLIKDEMCRHLFQLLSVERLNLYAASLRVCFLLFESMREHLKFQLEMYIKKLMDIITVENPKMPYEMKEMALEATVQLWHIPSFVTELYINYDCDYYCSNLFEDLTKLLSKNSFPVSGQLYTTHLLSLDALLTVIDSTEAHCQAKVLNNLTQQEKKEAARPGCEAVDGTREANNTERAASDGKAIGMAPDIAGLHVPGGGRLPAEHGKPGCSDLEEAGDSGADKKFTRKPPRFSCLLPDPRELIEIKNKKKLLITGTEQFNQKPKKGIQFLQEKGLLTIPMDNTEVAQWLRENPRLDKKMIGEFVSDRKNIDLLESFVSTFSFQGLRLDEALRLYLEAFRLPGEAPVIQRLLEAFTEHWRNCNGSPFANSDACFALAYAVIMLNTDQHNHNVRKQNAPMTLEEFRKNLKGVNGGKDFEQDILEDMYHAIKNEEIVMPEEQTGLVRENYVWNVLLHRGATPEGIFLRVPAGSYDLDLFTMTWGPTIAALSYVFDKSLEETIIQKAISGFRKCAMISAHYGLSDVFDNLIISLCKFTALSSESIENLPTVFGSNPKAHIAAKTVFHLAHRHGDILREGWKNIMEAMLQLFRAQLLPKAMVEVEDFVDPNGKISLQREETPSNRGESTVLSFVSWLTLSGTEQSSVRGPSTESQEAKRMALDCIKQCDPEKMITESKFLQLESLQELMKALVSVTPDEETYDEEDAAFCLEMLLRIVLENRDRVGCVWQTVRDHLYHLCVQAQDFCFLVERAVVGLLRLAIRLLRREEISGQVLLSLRILLLMKPSVLSRVSHQVAYGLHELLKTNAANIHSSDDWATLFTLLECIGSGVKPPAALQATARADAPDAGAQSDSELPSFHQNDVSLDRGYTSDSEVYTDHGRPGKIHRSATDADVVNSGWLVVGKDDIDNSKPGPETSWPGPSPLVNQYSLTVGLDLGPHDTKSLLKCVESLSFIVRDAAHITPDNFELCVKTLRIFVEASLNGGCKSQEKRGKSHKYDNKGNRFKKKSKEGSMLRRPRTSSQHATRGGHSDDDEDEGVPASYHTVSLQLLDLMHTLHTRAASIYSSWAEEQRHLDAGGRKIEADSRTLWAHCWCPLLQGIACLCCDARRQVRMQALTYLQRALLVHDLQKLDALEWESCFNKVLFPLLTKLLENISPADVGGMEETRMRASTLLSKVFLQHLSPLLSLSTFAALWLTILDFMDKYMHAGSSDLLSEAIPESLKNMLLVMDTAEIFHSADARGGSPSALWEITWERIDCFLPHLRDELFKQTVIQDPVPMEPHAPKPLASAHLTPAAGDTRTPGHPPPPEMPSELGTCDFEKPEGPRPANSSSSGSPVASSPSRLSPTPDGPPPLAQPPLILQPLASPLQVGVPPMTLPIILNPALIEATSPVPLLATPRPTDPLPTSEVN, encoded by the exons AACTCTCAGAAATTGAGCCCAATGTGTTCCTTCGTCCATTTCTGGAAGTAATTCGCTCTGAAGATACCACTGGCCCTATCACTGGACTAGCACTCACCTCTGTCAACAAGTTCCTGTCCTATGCGCTCATAG ATCCCACCCATGAGGGCACGGCAGAGGGCATGGAGAACATGGCAGATGCTGTCACCCATGCCCGTTTTGTGGGCACAGATCCTGCCAGCGATGAGGTTGTCCTGATGAAAATCCTTCAG gTACTGCGGACTCTGTTGCTGACCCCAGTAGGTGCCCATCTAACCAATGAATCTGTGTGTGAGATTATGCAGTCTTGCTTCCGGATCTGCTTTGAAATGAGGCTCAGTG AGTTATTGAGAAAATCCGCAGAGCACACTCTCGTAGACATGGTGCAGCTGCTCTTCACAAG GTTACCTCAGTTTAAAGAAGAACCCAAGAACTATATGGGGACCAACATGAAGAAG CTGAAAATGAGAGCAGGAGGCATGAGTGATTCATCTAAgtggaagaaacagaagagatcTCCCCGACCCCCCCGCCATATGACCAAAGTCACACCAGGTTCAGAGCTGCCCACCCCCAGTGGAACCAGCTTATCCTCTAACCTCACTG GTGGCATGCCCTTCATAGATGTACCCACTCCCATCTCCTCTGCAAGTTCAGAAGCTGCCTCAGCAGTGGTCAGCCCCTCTACAGACAGTGGCCTGGAGTTCTCCTCCCAGACCACCTCCAAAGAGGACCTCACTGACCTGGAGCAACCTGGCTCTCCAGGGTACAGCACAGTTGCAGAGCCTGGCAGCAGCGAGCTAGGGGTTCCTGAGCAACCTGACCCCCAG GAAGGGGCCCATGTGGAAAAGGCCCAATCAACATCCGTGGAATCCATCCCTGAAGTATTAGAGGAGTGCACATCTCCTGCTGACCACTCTGACTCTGCTTCTGTCCATGACATGGATTACGTCAACCCCCGGGGTGTGCGCTTTACACAGTCCTCTCAGAAAGAAG GCACAGCTTTGGTCCCCTATGGTCTTCCTTGCATCCGTGAGCTCTTCCGATTCCTCATCTCCCTCACCAACCCACACGACCGCCACAACTCAGAGGTTATGATCCACATGGGACTGCATTTGCTGACAGTGGCTCTTGAGTCGGCCCCTGTAGCCCAGTGCCAAACCCTCTTGGGCCTCATCAAGGATGAGATGTGCCGCCACTTATTCCAG CTACTCAGCGTAGAGCGACTGAACCTTTATGCTGCTTCCCTGCGCGTATGCTTCCTACTGTTTGAGAGCATGAGGGAGCACCTCAAGTTCCAATTAGAG ATGTACATCAAAAAGCTCATGGATATCATCACTGTGGAGAACCCCAAGATGCCTTATGAAATGAAGGAGATGGCTTTGGAGGCCACTGTGCAGCTCTGGCACATCCCCAGCTTTGTCACTGAGCTCTATATCAACTATGATTGTGACTACTACTGTTCCAACCTCTTTGAAGATCTCACCAAGCTGCTGTCCAAG AATTCCTTCCCTGTGTCTGGTCAGCTCTATACAACACACCTGCTGTCTCTTGATGCCCTGTTGACAGTGATTGACAGCACTGAGGCCCACTGCCAAGCCAAAGTCCTCAACAACCTTACccagcaagaaaagaaagaagcagccAGACCTGGCTGTGAGGCAGTAGATGGCACTCGAGAAGCCAACAATA CTGAGAGAGCAGCCAGCGATGGGAAGGCTATAGGCATGGCCCCAGACATCGCAGGCCTACATGTGCCAGGTGGAGGGCGGCTGCCAGCAGAACATGGGAAACCAGGATGCAGTGATCTGGAGGAAGCTGGTGACTCTGGGG CTGACAAAAAGTTTACCCGGAAGCCACCTCGATTTTCCTGTCTCCTGCCAGATCCACGGGAGTTGAttgaaattaagaataaaaagaag CTGCTGATTACTGGCACAGAGCAGTTCAACCAGAAACCAAAGAAGGGGATCCAGTTTCTGCAAGAGAAAGGTCTCCTCACCATCCCAATGGACAACACAGAGGTAGCCCAGTGGCTGCGAGAGAACCCTCGGCTGGACAAGAAAATGATTGGAGAGTTTGTGAGTGACCGCAAAAACATTGACCTGTTGGAGAGCTTTGTGAG CACCTTCAGCTTTCAGGGTCTGCGGCTGGATGAAGCTCTCCGTCTCTACCTGGAAGCCTTCCGCTTGCCCGGGGAAGCACCAGTCATCCAGAGGTTGCTAGAGGCATTCACAGAACATTGGAGG AATTGTAATGGCTCCCCATTTGCCAATAGCGATGCCTGCTTTGCCCTGGCCTATGCTGTCATCATGCTTAATACTGACCAGCACAACCACAATGTTCGCAAGCAAAATGCACCCATGACCCTGGAG GAGTTTCGCAAAAATCTAAAAGGTGTGAATGGAGGCAAGGACTTTGAGCAAGACATTCTGGAGGACATGTACCATGCCATCAA GAATGAGGAGATTGTGATGCCTGAGGAGCAGACAGGCCTGGTTCGGGAGAATTATGTATGGAATGTGCTGCTTCATCGAGGTGCCACCCCAGAAGGCATATTCCTACGTGTGCCTGCTGGCAGCTACGATCTTGACCTCTTCACCATGACCTGGGGCCCCACTATTGCTGCTCTTTCTTATGTCTTTGACAAAAGCCTTGAGGAGACAATCATCCAAAAAGCCATCTCAGGCTTCAG GAAGTGCGCCATGATCTCCGCCCACTATGGCCTCAGTGATGTGTTTGACAATCTCATCATCTCTCTATGCAAATTCACAGCTCTCAGCAGTGAG TCCATTGAGAACCTGCCCACTGTGTTTGGAAGCAACCCTAAAGCCCACATTGCAGCCAAGACAGTATTCCATTTGGCCCATCGTCATGGTGACATCCTGCGGGAGGGCTGGAAGAATATCATGGAGGCCATGCTGCAGCTCTTCCGAGCCCAACTGCTGCCCAAGGCTATGGTGGAG GTAGAAGATTTTGTGGATCCCAATGGCAAGATCTCTCTACAACGGGAAGAGACACCATCAAACCG AGGAGAGTCAACAGTGCTGAGCTTTGTGAGCTGGCTGACACTTAGTGGTACTGAGCAGTCTAGCGTGCGGGGCCCATCCACTGAGAGCCAAGAGGCCAAGAGAATGGCCTTGGACTGTATCAAG CAATGTGACCCAGAAAAGATGATCACAGAAAGCAAATTCCTCCAGCTGGAGTCACTGCAGGAGCTCATGAAG GCTCTGGTCTCAGTGACACCAGATGAAGAGACCTATGATGAAGAGGATGCTGCTTTCTGCCTGGAGATGCTGCTGAGGATTGTGCTGGAGAACAG GGACCGTGTGGGCTGTGTGTGGCAGACTGTTCGAGACCATCTATACCACCTATGTGTCCAGGCACAGGACTTCTGCTTCCTTGTGGAGCGGGCAGTGGTGGGGCTGCTGCGCCTAGCCATTAGGCTACTCCGGAGAGAAGAGATCAGTGGCCAG GTACTGCTCTCCCTGCGCATTTTGCTACTAATGAAGCCCAGCGTGTTGTCCCGAGTCAGTCACCAGGTAGCCTATGGGCTCCATGAACTCCTTAAGACTAACGCAGCCAACATCCACTCAAGTGATGACTGGGCCACCCTCTTCACGCTGCTGGAGTGCATTGGCTCAGGTGTAAAGCCTCCAGCTGCCCTGCAGGCCACAGCCAGGGCCGATGCACCTGATGCTG GGGCTCAATCAGATAGTGAACTCCCATCCTTCCATCAAAATGATGTGAGCCTGGACCGAGGGTACACTTCTGACTCGGAGGTCTACACTGACCATGGCAGGCCTGGCAAGATTCACCGATCAGCCACAGATGCTGATGTGGTCAACAGCGGTTGGTTAGTG GTGGGGAAGGATGACATCGATAACTCCAAGCCAGGGCCTGAGACCAGCTGGCCAGGTCCTTCACCCCTGGTCAATCAGTACAGCCTAACAGTGGGGCTGGACCTCGGGCCACATGACACCAAGTCCCTGCTCAAGTGTGTGGAGTCCCTGTCCTTCATCGTGCGTGACGCTGCCCACATCACACCTGACAACTTTGAGCTCTGTGTCAAGACTCTCCGCATCTTTGTGGAGGCCAGTCTGAATGGCG GGTGCAAGTCCCAGGAGAAACGTGGCAAGAGTCACAAGTATGACAACAAAGGGAACCGCTTCAAGAAGAAATCCAAGGAAGGCTCAATGCTTCGGCGGCCTCGAACCTCCAGCCAACATGCCACGCGGGGTGGGCATAGTGATGACGATGAGGACGAAGGTGTGCCTGCCAGCTACCATACGGTGTCTTTACAG TTGCTAGACCTGATGCACACCCTACACACAAGGGCAGCCTCTATCTACAGCTCATGGGCAGAGGAGCAGCGCCACCTGGACGCAGGAGGCCGGAAGATCGAAGCGGATTCACGCACCCTCTGGGCCCACTGTTGGTGCCCTTTACTTCAGG GCATTGCCTGCCTGTGCTGTGATGCCCGGCGCCAGGTGCGGATGCAGGCACTGACCTATCTGCAGCGAGCACTACTGGTACATGATCTGCAAAAGTTAGATGCCCTGGAATGGGAGTCCTGTTTTAACAAG GTGCTGTTTCCTCTACTGACCAAGCTCTTGGAAAACATCAGCCCTGCAGATGTGGGCGGGATGGAGGAGACCCGGATGAGGGCTTCCACCCTGCTCTCTAAG GTCTTCCTGCAGCACCTGTCTCCACTGCTGTCGCTCTCTACCTTTGCGGCCCTCTGGCTGACCATCCTGGATTTCATGGACAAGTACATGCATGCAGGCTCCAGTGACTTACTG TCAGAGGCCATCCCTGAGTCTCTGAAGAACATGCTCCTGGTGATGGACACAGCAGAGATTTTCCACAGTGCGGATGCCCGAGGAGGCAGCCCCTCAGCCCTCTGGGAGATCACCTGGGAGCGCATTGACTGTTTCCTGCCCCACCTACGAGATGAGCTCTTCAAGCAGACTGTCATCCAGG ACCCTGTGCCCATGGAGCCTCATGCCCCAAAACCTCTGGCCTCAGCCCACCTGACTCCTGCTGCTGGTGACACCAGGACACCTGGCCATCCACCTCCCCCAGAGATGCCCTCTGAGCTGGGGACCTGTG ACTTTGAGAAGCCCGAGGGCCCCCGACCTGCCAACAGCAGCTCCTCTGGATCACCAGTGGCATCCAGCCCCAGCAGACTGAGCCCTACCCCGGATGGGCCTCCACCCCTGGCTCAGCCCCCACTGATCCTGCAGCCCTTGGCCTCCCCACTGCAGGTGGGCGTGCCCCCCATGACTCTGCCTATCATACTCAACCCCGCTCTCATCGAGGCCACCTCACCTGTGCC